In Nocardioides sp. JQ2195, a genomic segment contains:
- a CDS encoding YigZ family protein encodes MADSYLTVARNGAVEIEVKRSRFLCTIERVSDETAARAVVERLRKEHWDARHHCSAFVLGPSGEVQRSSDDGEPAGTAGAPMLEVLRGREVSDVVAVVTRWFGGVLLGAGGLVRAYGDAVRAGLDSVGTLERSLVVEHSLSVSHADAGRLESELRSRGVSVLDVAYGAAGATMLLGVRSSSAAALAPLVAELTGGSGVVSVVGQRWVDLS; translated from the coding sequence GTGGCTGACTCCTACCTGACCGTCGCAAGGAACGGGGCCGTCGAGATCGAGGTGAAGCGCTCGCGCTTCCTCTGCACGATCGAGCGCGTCTCCGACGAGACCGCCGCGCGGGCCGTCGTCGAGCGACTCCGCAAGGAGCACTGGGACGCCCGCCACCACTGCTCCGCCTTCGTGCTCGGACCCTCCGGCGAGGTGCAGCGCTCCTCGGACGACGGCGAGCCGGCCGGCACCGCAGGAGCCCCGATGCTGGAGGTGCTGCGCGGACGCGAGGTCTCCGACGTGGTCGCCGTGGTGACGCGTTGGTTCGGGGGAGTGCTGCTCGGGGCGGGCGGGCTGGTGCGGGCGTACGGCGACGCCGTGCGGGCCGGGCTCGACTCCGTCGGCACGCTCGAGCGATCGCTGGTCGTGGAGCACTCGCTGTCGGTCTCGCACGCGGACGCCGGACGGCTGGAGTCGGAGCTGCGCTCGCGGGGTGTCTCGGTGCTCGACGTTGCCTACGGCGCCGCGGGGGCGACGATGCTGCTGGGGGTTCGCTCTTCTTCTGCGGCGGCCCTGGCGCCGCTTGTCGCCGAGCTCACGGGAGGCTCGGGCGTGGTCTCCGTGGTCGGTCAGCGGTGGGTGGACCTCTCGTAA
- a CDS encoding glycosyltransferase family 2 protein, with amino-acid sequence MDVSVVIPCYRSERTLGHLLTRLIAVLEECAGAYEVLLVVDGSPDGTWKVAAGLAEEHRWVNAIHLSRNYGQHNALLAGLRCARLPVVVTMDDDLQHPPEEIPKLLSALTDDVDLVYGVPIDDEHDAIRNFASRTVKRAMARGLEIPNAESISAFRAFRTYLRDASAGLTGPHASVDVALSWSTTRVATQRVRMDQRAEGRSNYSFRLLVKHAMNMLLGYSVAPLRLVGYLGFFCGFVGALMLAYVLWGYVTGNTTVAGWTSVASMIAVFSGAQMVSIAVVGEYVGRVHANNMGRPTYLIRQRTDQHSGRSDVRSIS; translated from the coding sequence ATGGACGTGTCCGTGGTGATTCCCTGCTATCGATCCGAGAGGACCCTCGGGCACCTGCTCACCCGGCTGATCGCAGTGTTGGAGGAGTGCGCGGGAGCCTACGAAGTGCTGCTTGTGGTCGACGGTAGCCCCGACGGCACCTGGAAGGTGGCCGCTGGACTCGCCGAGGAGCATCGTTGGGTGAACGCGATTCACCTGTCCCGTAACTACGGGCAACACAATGCGTTGCTGGCCGGCCTTCGTTGCGCCCGCCTTCCCGTTGTGGTGACGATGGACGACGACCTGCAGCATCCACCCGAGGAGATTCCGAAGCTCTTGTCGGCGTTGACGGACGACGTCGACCTCGTCTACGGCGTCCCCATCGATGATGAGCACGATGCGATTCGCAACTTCGCCTCACGGACGGTGAAGCGGGCGATGGCTCGGGGGCTGGAGATTCCGAATGCGGAGAGCATCAGCGCCTTCCGTGCCTTCCGCACTTATCTGCGTGATGCGTCGGCGGGCCTGACCGGCCCGCATGCGTCGGTCGACGTGGCCCTGTCCTGGTCCACGACCCGCGTCGCAACGCAGCGGGTCCGCATGGACCAGCGAGCCGAAGGACGCTCGAACTACTCGTTCCGGCTGCTGGTCAAGCACGCCATGAACATGTTGCTCGGCTACTCGGTCGCACCGCTGCGACTCGTCGGGTACTTGGGGTTCTTCTGCGGGTTTGTCGGAGCGCTAATGCTCGCGTATGTGTTGTGGGGCTATGTCACTGGCAACACGACGGTTGCCGGGTGGACCTCGGTGGCGTCAATGATCGCGGTCTTCTCCGGAGCGCAGATGGTCTCCATCGCAGTGGTGGGTGAGTACGTCGGCCGGGTGCACGCGAACAACATGGGGCGGCCGACCTACCTGATCCGTCAACGGACCGATCAGCACTCCGGCCGATCGGATGTCAGGTCGATCTCCTGA
- the rffA gene encoding dTDP-4-amino-4,6-dideoxygalactose transaminase: MKRRPFDIPFNVSFLTGNESWYVADSLASGLLTGDGPFTRRASELLRPLVGGGSCLLTASCTHALEMTALLLNLQPGDEVIMPSLTFVSTANAFVLRGAVPVFVDCRDDTLNIDERLIEEAVTDRTKAIIVVHYGGVACEMDQILDIGARHDIPVIEDNAHGLGGSYQGQRLGSFGVMATQSFHGTKNIQCGEGGALVVNDSRYVERAEIIREKGTNRAKYFRGEVDKYRWVDVGSSYLPSDINAAILTAQLEAFDDIQSRRQRVWKAYDEGVHDWAEKHGLSTSMQVPDREHTAHLFFVLMPSNADQRALLSHLADHGILGTFHYVPLHSSPFGAGAGRPGPSGCATSHSVSERLVRLPLYAGMSERDSARVVEAVCSYVPQS, translated from the coding sequence ATGAAGCGCCGACCGTTTGACATTCCCTTCAACGTCTCCTTCCTAACCGGGAATGAGTCGTGGTACGTCGCTGACTCGCTGGCGTCTGGGTTGCTCACCGGTGACGGCCCCTTCACTCGCCGTGCCTCGGAACTGCTTAGGCCCTTGGTGGGTGGCGGATCGTGCCTCCTGACTGCCTCCTGCACCCACGCGCTCGAGATGACGGCGCTCCTCCTGAATCTTCAGCCGGGCGATGAGGTGATCATGCCTTCGCTCACCTTCGTTTCGACGGCCAATGCCTTCGTGCTCCGTGGCGCTGTGCCGGTGTTCGTCGATTGCCGGGACGACACACTCAACATTGATGAGCGGCTTATCGAGGAGGCAGTGACGGACCGAACGAAGGCGATCATCGTCGTCCACTACGGTGGCGTCGCCTGCGAGATGGACCAGATCCTCGACATCGGAGCTCGTCACGACATTCCGGTGATCGAGGACAACGCACACGGCTTGGGCGGCAGCTACCAGGGCCAGCGCCTTGGATCATTCGGTGTAATGGCGACTCAAAGCTTCCACGGAACAAAGAACATTCAGTGCGGCGAGGGTGGAGCTCTCGTGGTCAACGACTCTCGGTATGTGGAGCGGGCAGAGATCATCCGCGAGAAGGGGACGAACCGCGCCAAGTACTTCCGAGGCGAGGTCGACAAGTACCGCTGGGTCGACGTGGGCTCGAGTTACCTTCCCTCAGACATCAACGCGGCGATCCTGACCGCACAACTCGAAGCGTTCGACGACATCCAATCCCGGCGACAGCGTGTCTGGAAGGCCTACGACGAGGGTGTCCACGACTGGGCGGAGAAGCATGGGCTCTCGACGAGCATGCAGGTTCCGGATCGCGAGCACACCGCTCACCTCTTCTTCGTCCTGATGCCGAGCAACGCTGACCAGCGGGCCCTGCTCTCCCATCTGGCTGATCACGGCATTCTCGGCACGTTCCACTACGTCCCGCTGCACAGCTCCCCGTTCGGCGCCGGGGCCGGCCGCCCGGGGCCGTCGGGATGTGCCACCTCCCACTCAGTGAGCGAGAGACTGGTGCGGCTCCCGCTGTACGCCGGCATGAGTGAACGGGATTCCGCACGGGTTGTCGAGGCCGTCTGCTCGTATGTCCCTCAGTCATGA
- a CDS encoding Flp family type IVb pilin gives MKVFRQSIVGRTSRRNERGATATEYGILVGFIAIVIIVAVTLFGTALNDVFGRLAIWVGTF, from the coding sequence ATGAAGGTTTTTAGACAATCGATTGTCGGGCGGACGTCGCGCCGCAATGAACGTGGTGCCACCGCGACCGAGTACGGAATTCTCGTCGGCTTCATCGCGATCGTAATCATCGTGGCGGTGACGCTCTTCGGTACTGCCCTCAACGACGTCTTTGGTCGCCTCGCAATTTGGGTCGGCACGTTCTAG
- a CDS encoding SGNH/GDSL hydrolase family protein: MGKTAAAKKLASAAMYGGGGLSAMGAGLYGVLRAEAKLARRAIGDAEGDPPDATGWYGRGRPGPAFKVALIGDSSAAGYGVATVVGTPGANLASGLSERADRRVYLRSFAVVGAQSKDLAAQVESALPIEPDVAVILIGANDVTHTVRPSQSVALLSEAVRRLRSAGVAVVVGTCPDLGTIKPINPPLKQVARTWSRRLAAAQAIAVVEAGGRTVSLGSVLGPEFAAAPALLFGPDQFHPSADGYASLAAVMLPSVMAALGLVPESETTPEALRGEGVLPIAKAAVEAARTPGTELDGTEVGGSRRGVRGLWVELRHRRRHPCTEPEAPHEADDEMSAAGDSASAGPSD, translated from the coding sequence GTGGGGAAGACAGCGGCAGCCAAGAAGCTCGCCTCTGCCGCGATGTATGGCGGCGGAGGCCTTTCTGCGATGGGCGCGGGGCTCTACGGCGTCCTGCGCGCCGAGGCGAAGCTGGCTCGTCGAGCCATCGGTGACGCCGAGGGCGATCCGCCCGACGCCACCGGGTGGTATGGCCGCGGGCGACCCGGACCCGCCTTCAAGGTGGCCCTGATCGGTGACTCCAGCGCCGCCGGCTACGGCGTCGCGACCGTGGTCGGCACCCCGGGCGCCAACCTGGCCAGCGGACTCTCCGAGCGGGCCGACCGTCGCGTCTACCTGCGGTCCTTCGCGGTGGTCGGCGCCCAGTCGAAGGACCTCGCCGCCCAGGTGGAGTCGGCGCTGCCGATCGAGCCCGACGTCGCGGTGATCCTGATCGGCGCCAACGACGTCACCCACACGGTCCGCCCTTCGCAATCTGTGGCCCTGCTCTCCGAGGCCGTACGCCGCCTGCGCAGCGCCGGCGTCGCCGTCGTGGTCGGCACGTGCCCCGACCTCGGCACGATCAAGCCGATCAATCCGCCCCTCAAGCAGGTTGCCCGCACCTGGTCGCGCCGGCTGGCCGCCGCCCAGGCGATCGCCGTCGTCGAGGCCGGCGGACGAACCGTGTCGCTCGGCTCGGTCCTCGGCCCGGAGTTCGCCGCCGCCCCGGCGCTGCTCTTCGGCCCCGACCAGTTCCACCCGTCGGCCGACGGGTATGCGTCTCTGGCCGCGGTGATGCTGCCGTCGGTGATGGCCGCCCTGGGCTTGGTGCCCGAGTCGGAGACCACACCGGAGGCATTGCGCGGCGAGGGCGTCCTGCCGATCGCCAAGGCTGCCGTCGAGGCGGCCCGCACTCCCGGAACCGAGCTCGACGGCACGGAGGTCGGTGGCTCGCGGCGCGGCGTCCGCGGCCTCTGGGTCGAGCTGCGCCACCGCCGGCGTCACCCGTGCACCGAGCCCGAGGCCCCGCACGAGGCCGACGACGAGATGAGCGCGGCTGGCGACTCCGCCTCCGCCGGCCCGTCCGACTGA
- a CDS encoding TSUP family transporter translates to MPEPTLTVVCLLVLAALAAGFVDAVVGGGGLIQLPALVIGLPGASPVQMLATNKLASVCGTTVSSATFYRRIRPDPKTFLPLMACAFTGALGGAAVATLIPKSAFNPIILAVLVLVGAYVLFKPEVGELTALRYAGHQHTILAALTGLVIGFYDGALGPGTGSFFVFTLVGLLGYNFLEASAKAKLANWATNVASLVIFIPQGAVMWRIGLLMGVANLVGGYMGARVAVAKGAAFVRAFFVVVVSAFIIKIGGDVLGIW, encoded by the coding sequence GTGCCCGAGCCGACCCTGACCGTTGTCTGCCTGCTCGTCCTGGCAGCGCTCGCCGCGGGCTTCGTGGACGCGGTCGTCGGCGGCGGCGGGCTGATCCAACTGCCGGCGCTGGTGATCGGGCTGCCCGGGGCTTCGCCGGTGCAGATGCTGGCCACCAACAAGCTCGCGTCGGTGTGTGGCACCACGGTCAGCTCGGCGACCTTCTATCGCCGGATCAGACCGGATCCGAAGACGTTCCTGCCGTTGATGGCCTGTGCCTTCACCGGGGCGCTGGGCGGAGCCGCGGTCGCGACCCTGATCCCGAAGTCGGCCTTCAACCCGATCATCCTCGCGGTGCTGGTCCTGGTCGGGGCCTACGTGCTCTTCAAGCCGGAGGTCGGTGAGCTGACCGCGCTGCGCTATGCCGGCCACCAGCACACGATCCTGGCTGCCCTGACCGGGCTGGTGATCGGGTTCTACGACGGGGCGCTCGGTCCGGGCACCGGCTCGTTCTTCGTCTTCACGCTGGTCGGTCTGCTGGGCTACAACTTCCTCGAAGCGTCGGCGAAGGCGAAGCTGGCCAACTGGGCCACCAACGTCGCCTCCCTGGTCATCTTCATCCCGCAGGGCGCCGTGATGTGGCGGATCGGGCTGCTGATGGGGGTGGCCAACCTGGTGGGCGGCTACATGGGTGCCCGGGTGGCCGTCGCCAAGGGTGCCGCCTTCGTCCGGGCGTTCTTCGTCGTCGTGGTCTCCGCGTTCATCATCAAGATCGGCGGCGACGTCCTCGGCATCTGGTGA
- a CDS encoding mannosyltransferase family protein, whose product MSSELTRALCSCLRLTHPPGRELLMSTTRLAATKDSTGASDGALSAPSTSSDHRVPPSLRILWSRWRWMLVPLTIFGLTRMISGYLLSVGAQRQVALTEDSPAYHLTTPTDASPGYLGVISNWDGQWFRSIAESGYPVPLPMEDGQVVQNEWAFSPGYPTLVRLVMMLTRTDFPLAATVVSLVCSGLAVLLVYRLLMTRADSFVATTAVLGLCSFPASPILQVAYSESLALLLVVTALVLLTQRRYGWLVVVAFALCLTRPLTLPLAAVIGVHWLVRWRRSDDLFPVRDRLWAGGAALASAMFMGVWPLIAAVVTGTTDAFTATIAAWPGNSGDQGLLTNWLVLAATGVGPVTVFVLMVLMFLLYAVFRRGSRNLGADVRAWSLIYPVYMLAVTRPNAGVLRYLVLAVGVLWPLPDLVPERESRVQFVVRWAMPILFAIASMVGQYYWVTRIFIINGDPGMQPFP is encoded by the coding sequence TTGTCCTCGGAGCTGACGAGGGCTTTGTGCTCCTGTCTGCGCCTGACGCATCCTCCGGGGCGTGAACTCCTGATGAGCACGACGCGCTTGGCAGCCACCAAGGACTCAACCGGCGCGAGCGACGGGGCCCTGTCAGCACCGTCGACGAGCAGCGATCACCGCGTCCCACCTTCCCTGCGAATCTTGTGGAGCCGTTGGCGGTGGATGTTGGTCCCGCTGACGATCTTCGGGCTTACCCGGATGATCTCCGGCTACCTGCTCAGCGTGGGCGCGCAGCGACAGGTCGCACTCACCGAGGATTCGCCGGCCTACCACCTGACCACCCCGACGGACGCTTCTCCGGGCTATCTGGGCGTGATCTCCAACTGGGACGGGCAGTGGTTCCGCTCCATTGCCGAGTCCGGTTACCCGGTTCCGTTGCCGATGGAAGACGGTCAGGTCGTCCAGAACGAGTGGGCCTTCTCGCCGGGGTATCCCACCCTTGTGCGTTTGGTCATGATGCTCACCCGAACCGACTTTCCCCTCGCCGCCACAGTGGTTAGCCTGGTGTGTTCCGGACTCGCTGTGCTCTTGGTCTACCGATTGTTGATGACGCGGGCAGACTCCTTCGTCGCGACGACCGCGGTCCTGGGCCTGTGCTCCTTCCCCGCATCTCCCATCCTCCAGGTTGCCTACTCGGAGAGCCTGGCCCTGCTTCTCGTGGTCACGGCCCTGGTGCTGCTGACACAACGAAGGTATGGGTGGCTCGTCGTCGTTGCCTTCGCACTGTGCCTGACGAGGCCGCTCACGCTCCCGCTGGCCGCGGTGATCGGGGTTCACTGGTTGGTGCGATGGCGCCGTTCGGACGATCTGTTCCCGGTCCGGGATCGACTGTGGGCGGGAGGTGCAGCGCTGGCCTCAGCCATGTTCATGGGGGTCTGGCCGCTGATCGCCGCAGTCGTCACCGGCACCACCGACGCGTTCACGGCGACGATTGCGGCCTGGCCCGGGAACTCCGGAGACCAGGGACTGCTGACCAACTGGCTGGTGCTCGCAGCGACGGGCGTGGGTCCGGTCACCGTGTTCGTCCTGATGGTGCTGATGTTCCTCCTGTACGCGGTGTTCCGTCGAGGGAGCAGAAATCTTGGCGCCGACGTGCGTGCGTGGTCCCTGATCTACCCCGTCTACATGCTTGCGGTGACGCGACCCAACGCTGGGGTCCTGCGCTATCTCGTCCTGGCGGTCGGTGTGCTGTGGCCCTTGCCTGACCTGGTCCCGGAACGCGAGTCGCGGGTGCAGTTCGTCGTGCGCTGGGCCATGCCGATCCTCTTCGCGATCGCGAGCATGGTTGGTCAGTACTACTGGGTGACCCGGATCTTCATCATCAACGGCGACCCGGGAATGCAGCCCTTCCCGTGA
- a CDS encoding VOC family protein encodes MTTPFWISAFLDLPTASFAPAVSFWREVTGYDLSSPRGDDREFGTLLPPDGDDFLRVQQLRDGEPGIHLDLHVTDPRASADRAVALGAEEVADRGHVVMRSPGGFAFCFVTHPASTPPTAATWPDGSTSQVDQVCLDIPSGSYDEECAFWEAVTGWQLLGPTTSPEFTSLRRPAAIPLRLLLQRLGDQSGTVRGHLDLASDDRQSEVRRHTTLGAQLLEEYGEWTVLRDPAGSAYCITDRRPRD; translated from the coding sequence GTGACCACTCCGTTCTGGATCTCGGCGTTCCTCGACCTCCCGACGGCCAGCTTCGCGCCTGCCGTGAGCTTCTGGCGGGAGGTGACCGGCTACGACCTGTCGTCGCCGCGCGGAGACGATCGAGAGTTCGGCACGTTGCTGCCGCCGGACGGCGACGACTTCCTGCGGGTGCAGCAGCTCCGCGACGGTGAGCCCGGCATCCACCTCGACCTGCACGTCACGGATCCGCGAGCCTCGGCCGACCGGGCGGTGGCGCTCGGCGCCGAGGAGGTCGCGGATCGTGGACACGTGGTGATGCGCTCTCCGGGCGGCTTCGCCTTCTGCTTCGTCACCCACCCCGCCAGCACGCCCCCGACCGCCGCGACCTGGCCGGACGGCTCGACCAGCCAGGTCGACCAGGTCTGCCTCGACATCCCGTCAGGAAGCTACGACGAGGAGTGCGCGTTCTGGGAGGCGGTCACCGGTTGGCAGCTGCTCGGGCCGACGACCAGCCCGGAGTTCACCTCACTGCGCCGCCCCGCAGCGATCCCGCTGCGGCTGCTCCTGCAACGACTCGGCGACCAGTCGGGGACCGTTCGCGGCCACCTCGACCTCGCCTCCGACGACCGGCAGTCGGAGGTACGCCGCCACACGACGCTCGGCGCCCAGCTCCTGGAGGAGTACGGCGAGTGGACCGTCCTGCGCGACCCCGCCGGGTCGGCGTACTGCATCACCGATCGCCGGCCGAGGGACTGA
- a CDS encoding response regulator transcription factor — protein MVTRVLLVDDHELIRQGLARAFERHGQMTVIGQAASVAEAKVAWASLKPDVVVTDLQLPDGTGLEMIRAIRAEDADVGIVMLTMHAGDDQIFAAMEAGASAFVGKDSKASEVVQAAAHAAVSPRSFLCSGLTAAMMRRASGPAPTKLTDREQEVLELLADGLGTAAIARQLFMSESTAKTHITRIYEKLGASNRAQALVTAMRSGLLSSVTP, from the coding sequence ATGGTTACAAGAGTCCTGCTCGTCGATGACCACGAGCTGATCAGGCAGGGCCTTGCTCGCGCCTTCGAGCGCCACGGGCAGATGACCGTGATCGGCCAAGCCGCCAGCGTGGCGGAAGCCAAGGTGGCCTGGGCCTCCCTGAAGCCCGATGTCGTCGTCACAGACCTTCAACTGCCCGATGGCACAGGCTTGGAGATGATTCGAGCCATTCGAGCCGAAGATGCTGACGTTGGCATCGTCATGCTCACGATGCATGCCGGCGATGACCAGATCTTCGCAGCCATGGAGGCTGGTGCCTCCGCGTTCGTCGGCAAGGACAGCAAGGCCAGCGAGGTCGTCCAAGCCGCCGCTCACGCGGCGGTGTCACCACGGAGTTTTCTCTGCTCAGGTCTGACTGCCGCGATGATGCGTCGTGCGAGTGGGCCAGCTCCCACGAAGCTCACTGATCGTGAGCAGGAGGTGCTCGAGTTGTTGGCAGACGGTCTTGGCACCGCGGCGATCGCTCGCCAGCTATTCATGAGCGAGTCGACCGCGAAGACCCACATCACCCGAATTTACGAGAAGCTCGGGGCTTCAAATCGCGCTCAGGCATTGGTGACGGCCATGAGGAGCGGCTTGCTCTCTTCTGTCACCCCCTGA
- a CDS encoding GNAT family N-acetyltransferase: MDTDRFGFRVSRITVPSAATDVNLDDVLDAVHDDPSDVWILRYPARQNAWFAELMRRGFDVLFADSLTYWALEAGSGRTPQPVTNASVSPAGEAPSGLVDELVADAFHGYGNHYTADPLFDPALALAGYQDWARRAIKSGDSLLLNVLGEPVGLMISTTGTDTSEMLLGGVVASQQGRGWYAHILSAVETAALRKGAHRVVSSTQSHNTNGQRAWARYGFEPIASHITVHLRRST, from the coding sequence GTGGACACGGATCGATTCGGCTTCCGCGTCTCGAGGATCACGGTCCCGAGTGCCGCGACCGACGTCAACCTGGATGACGTGTTGGACGCCGTGCATGACGACCCATCGGATGTCTGGATTCTCAGGTATCCAGCCCGCCAGAACGCCTGGTTCGCAGAACTGATGCGACGCGGCTTCGACGTCCTCTTCGCAGACAGCCTCACGTACTGGGCCCTTGAAGCTGGATCCGGCCGCACCCCACAACCAGTCACGAACGCCAGCGTCAGCCCTGCGGGCGAGGCCCCCTCCGGGCTCGTCGACGAGTTGGTGGCGGATGCCTTTCATGGCTACGGCAATCACTACACCGCCGACCCACTGTTCGATCCAGCCTTGGCCTTGGCCGGCTACCAGGACTGGGCGCGACGGGCGATCAAGTCCGGTGATTCCCTGCTGCTGAACGTGCTGGGCGAGCCTGTCGGGCTGATGATCTCGACGACCGGCACGGACACGAGCGAAATGTTGTTGGGCGGCGTCGTGGCCTCGCAACAGGGCCGCGGCTGGTATGCACACATCTTGTCGGCGGTCGAGACTGCAGCTCTCCGGAAGGGTGCTCACCGGGTCGTCAGCTCAACGCAGTCCCACAACACGAACGGTCAGCGTGCTTGGGCTCGATATGGTTTCGAACCGATTGCCTCGCACATCACCGTTCACCTCAGGAGATCGACCTGA
- a CDS encoding YchJ family metal-binding protein, translated as MFEVRQCPCGSGATYDACCGRLHRGQAQAVTAEELMRSRFAAYAVGDLDHVYRTWHPRTRPDDPKPQPGTTWTALEILDVVDGGEEDDRGIVEFRAHFTSPAGADALHERSTFERRAGRWVYVSEL; from the coding sequence ATGTTCGAGGTCAGGCAGTGTCCGTGCGGATCCGGTGCGACGTACGACGCGTGCTGCGGGCGGCTGCACCGCGGCCAGGCCCAGGCGGTCACCGCCGAGGAGCTGATGCGTTCGCGCTTCGCGGCGTACGCCGTCGGCGACCTCGACCACGTCTATCGAACGTGGCACCCGCGCACCCGGCCCGACGACCCGAAGCCCCAGCCCGGGACGACGTGGACGGCGCTCGAGATCCTCGACGTGGTCGACGGTGGCGAGGAGGATGACCGCGGCATCGTGGAGTTCCGGGCGCACTTCACCTCGCCGGCCGGTGCTGACGCCCTGCACGAGCGCAGCACCTTCGAGCGTCGCGCCGGCCGTTGGGTCTACGTCTCCGAGCTCTGA
- a CDS encoding cystathionine beta-synthase, translating into MDYVNSLLDLIGNTPLLRLSRSLDVGDSKEEGPLVLAKVEYLNPGGSVKDRIATRMIEAAEASGELQPGGTIVEPTSGNTGVGLAMVAQAKGYKCIFVCPDKVSEDKRNVLKAYGAEVVVCPTAVAPEHPDSYYNVSDRLSSQPGAWKPNQYANMHNPRSHYETTGPEIWKQTEGRITHFVAGVGTGGTISGIGRYLKEQNPDVQVIGADPAGSVYSGGTGRPYLVEGVGEDFWPETYDRTIADRIIEVSDADSFAFTRRLAREEALLVGGSSGMAAFAAKQLAAELAAEGRTDAVIVVLLPDSGRGYLTKVFNDEWLGTYGFASGSEDADRRTVGEVLRGKAGRLPDLVHTHPNETIAEAVHILQEYGVSQMPVVRAEPPIVAAEVAGSVSERTLLDALFAGHAKLTDTVEQHMSPALPTIGSTEEAHDAVQLLEDADALLVQEDGKPVGVLTRQDLLAFLAKV; encoded by the coding sequence GTGGACTACGTGAACTCGCTCCTTGACCTCATCGGCAACACCCCGCTGCTGCGGCTCTCCCGCTCCCTCGATGTGGGGGACAGCAAGGAAGAGGGGCCGCTGGTGCTGGCGAAGGTGGAATACCTCAACCCCGGTGGCTCGGTGAAGGACCGCATCGCGACGCGGATGATCGAGGCCGCCGAGGCCTCCGGCGAGCTGCAGCCCGGCGGCACGATCGTCGAGCCGACCTCCGGCAACACCGGTGTCGGGCTGGCGATGGTCGCGCAGGCCAAGGGCTACAAGTGCATCTTCGTGTGCCCCGACAAGGTCAGCGAGGACAAGCGCAACGTGCTCAAGGCCTACGGCGCCGAGGTCGTCGTCTGCCCCACGGCCGTCGCCCCGGAGCACCCGGACTCCTACTACAACGTCTCCGACCGGCTCTCGTCCCAGCCGGGCGCCTGGAAGCCGAACCAGTACGCCAACATGCACAACCCGCGCTCCCACTACGAGACCACCGGTCCGGAGATCTGGAAGCAGACCGAGGGACGGATCACCCACTTCGTGGCGGGCGTCGGCACCGGCGGCACGATCAGCGGCATCGGCCGCTACCTCAAGGAACAGAACCCTGACGTGCAGGTGATCGGCGCCGACCCGGCCGGCTCGGTCTACTCCGGCGGCACGGGGCGTCCCTACCTGGTCGAGGGCGTCGGCGAGGACTTCTGGCCCGAGACCTATGACCGCACCATCGCCGACCGCATCATCGAGGTCTCCGACGCCGACTCCTTCGCGTTCACCCGTCGCCTGGCCCGTGAGGAAGCCCTCCTGGTCGGCGGCTCCTCCGGCATGGCGGCCTTCGCGGCCAAGCAGCTGGCTGCCGAGCTGGCCGCCGAGGGTCGCACCGATGCCGTGATCGTCGTACTCCTGCCGGACTCGGGGCGTGGCTACCTGACGAAGGTCTTCAACGACGAGTGGCTCGGCACCTATGGCTTTGCGTCGGGCTCCGAGGACGCCGATCGGCGTACCGTCGGCGAGGTCCTGCGGGGCAAGGCCGGGCGGCTGCCCGACCTGGTGCACACCCACCCCAACGAGACCATCGCCGAGGCGGTGCACATCCTCCAGGAGTACGGCGTCTCGCAGATGCCCGTGGTCCGCGCGGAGCCGCCGATCGTGGCTGCCGAGGTCGCCGGCTCGGTCTCGGAGCGCACCCTTCTCGACGCGCTCTTCGCCGGCCACGCCAAGCTGACCGACACCGTCGAGCAGCACATGTCGCCCGCGCTGCCGACGATCGGTTCCACCGAGGAGGCGCACGACGCGGTGCAGCTGCTCGAGGACGCCGACGCCCTGCTGGTGCAGGAGGACGGCAAGCCGGTCGGCGTGCTCACCCGGCAGGACCTGCTGGCGTTCCTGGCCAAGGTCTGA
- a CDS encoding Flp family type IVb pilin: MLEKFMMLMLVGPAKKDDEKGATATEYGLLVAFIAVVIIVAVTLFGEALNSFFQDMVTEVNSW, from the coding sequence ATGCTCGAGAAGTTCATGATGCTCATGCTCGTCGGTCCGGCCAAGAAGGACGACGAGAAGGGCGCGACCGCCACCGAGTACGGCCTGCTCGTGGCCTTCATCGCCGTCGTCATCATCGTCGCTGTCACGTTGTTCGGTGAGGCACTGAACAGCTTCTTCCAGGACATGGTCACCGAGGTCAACAGCTGGTGA